A window from Nocardioides mesophilus encodes these proteins:
- a CDS encoding NUDIX domain-containing protein: protein MHEVVVAALVREGRVLLVHRSPNRPAYPGVWDLPGGHIETGEAELAALAREIHEELGVQVATGSAVHLCRLDGGRGEESLRVSAWLVSEWQGTPTNVAPDEHDEIRWFRSEELPPLAHGLLGTALEDAMRGARS from the coding sequence ATGCACGAGGTAGTTGTCGCGGCGCTGGTTCGCGAAGGCCGAGTCCTCCTCGTCCACCGCAGTCCCAACCGCCCTGCGTACCCGGGTGTGTGGGACCTGCCCGGTGGACACATCGAGACCGGCGAGGCAGAACTGGCTGCGCTTGCAAGGGAGATACACGAGGAACTGGGCGTGCAAGTAGCAACAGGCTCTGCGGTGCATCTGTGTCGGCTGGACGGAGGGCGCGGAGAGGAATCCCTACGCGTCAGCGCCTGGCTTGTCAGCGAGTGGCAAGGAACGCCGACGAACGTCGCTCCCGATGAACATGACGAGATCCGTTGGTTCCGGTCTGAGGAGTTGCCTCCGCTCGCCCACGGGCTCTTGGGCACGGCGCTGGAGGACGCGATGCGGGGCGCCCGCAGTTGA
- a CDS encoding HNH endonuclease signature motif containing protein, producing MSVHALHEPELTGWVGEAREATIAAAGVPLGRVGDDELAAALHDVVQLESRLRAFRLSLLHEADCRKLAEETAASGTAAWAAKLTGTTRGVMSGGLWLVRVLNERYNLTRDAFAAGSINEKQVRVIVNAAEDMPEGVSQEDREAAEAGLVELAVDGTNARALRQRARRMLDRISRELADKQESGMLEKEEERAEGETWLTLSDRGDGTFVGKFVIPELQGRMLQNFLERLTSPRRLSRNKAGEEIEDDSVGGTFNGLNWSETLGMGFLELIEHLPEDGWSGVNASLVVTIDLQHLRDGLAAAHLDTGVSVSAGQARRLACEAGLIPAVLGGRSEVLDLGRSMRLANLAIRRAIHLIYDTCAAEGCDRPVAWSEIHHLEPWSEGGVTSLENSVPLCGHHHRRAHDCCYELIRLDTGELRFRYRRRPRSSPPT from the coding sequence ATGTCAGTCCACGCGCTCCACGAGCCCGAGCTCACCGGTTGGGTGGGCGAGGCGCGCGAGGCGACCATCGCTGCGGCCGGAGTGCCGCTGGGCCGTGTGGGCGACGACGAGCTGGCCGCCGCCCTGCACGACGTCGTGCAGCTCGAGTCCCGGCTGCGCGCATTCCGCCTCTCCCTGCTGCACGAGGCGGACTGCCGCAAGCTGGCCGAGGAGACTGCCGCCTCCGGCACCGCCGCCTGGGCCGCGAAGCTCACCGGCACGACCCGCGGCGTGATGTCCGGCGGCCTGTGGCTGGTCCGGGTGCTCAACGAGCGCTACAACCTGACCCGCGACGCCTTCGCCGCCGGCAGCATCAACGAGAAGCAGGTCCGGGTGATCGTCAACGCCGCCGAGGACATGCCCGAGGGAGTCAGCCAGGAGGACCGCGAGGCGGCCGAGGCCGGTCTGGTCGAGCTCGCCGTCGACGGGACCAACGCTCGGGCCCTCCGACAGCGCGCCCGCCGGATGCTGGACCGGATCTCGCGAGAGCTGGCCGACAAGCAGGAGTCCGGCATGCTCGAGAAGGAAGAGGAGCGGGCCGAGGGCGAGACCTGGCTGACGCTCAGCGACCGCGGGGACGGCACGTTCGTCGGCAAGTTCGTCATCCCCGAGCTGCAGGGCCGGATGCTGCAGAACTTCCTGGAGCGGCTCACCTCCCCACGACGACTCAGCCGCAACAAGGCCGGCGAGGAGATCGAGGACGACTCGGTCGGCGGCACCTTCAACGGGCTCAACTGGTCCGAGACCCTCGGCATGGGCTTCCTCGAGCTGATCGAGCACCTCCCCGAGGACGGCTGGTCAGGCGTCAACGCCAGTCTGGTGGTCACCATCGACCTGCAGCACCTGCGAGACGGGCTGGCCGCCGCGCACCTCGACACCGGCGTCTCCGTGTCAGCCGGCCAGGCCCGCCGCCTCGCCTGCGAGGCCGGGCTGATCCCGGCGGTCCTGGGCGGACGCTCCGAAGTCCTCGACCTCGGTCGCAGCATGCGGCTGGCCAACCTCGCGATCCGCCGAGCGATCCACCTGATCTACGACACCTGCGCCGCCGAGGGCTGCGACCGTCCCGTCGCCTGGTCCGAGATCCACCACCTGGAGCCGTGGAGCGAGGGCGGCGTCACCAGCCTCGAGAACTCGGTCCCTCTGTGCGGCCACCACCACCGACGAGCCCACGACTGCTGCTACGAACTGATCCGCCTGGACACCGGCGAGCTCCGGTTCCGCTATCGCCGGCGACCAAGATCATCACCCCCGACCTAG
- a CDS encoding MBL fold metallo-hydrolase: MSGAGWQIDWLHGEVDEPLIQVHWYDDSTVILRQSKRTSFEAPFLTLLLGSERALLLDTGASKDRQRWPLRATVDTLLSDRPAGYELVVTHTHGHQDHTAGDAQFRGRPNTTVVSSDPEQVRVFFGMDQWPTRATVYDLGDRPITLIPSPGHHRAAITFYDPVTRILFTGDSILPGRIYVSDADAYGATLDRLADFCASHPVEWLFGCHVEVARDGAEYPAGRILQPDEAPPQLPVDHLDRVRDMFARTRGVRGVHRRDGIVIYNQPRLRDMAALQHSPASGTVSAAER, translated from the coding sequence TTGAGCGGAGCCGGCTGGCAGATCGACTGGCTTCACGGCGAAGTGGACGAGCCACTCATCCAGGTCCACTGGTATGACGACTCCACAGTCATCCTGCGTCAGAGCAAGCGGACGTCCTTCGAGGCGCCGTTCCTGACTCTCTTGCTGGGATCGGAACGCGCCCTGCTGCTCGACACCGGGGCCAGCAAGGACCGGCAACGGTGGCCGTTGCGGGCCACCGTCGACACGCTCCTCTCGGATCGCCCCGCCGGGTACGAGCTCGTAGTCACGCATACGCACGGGCATCAGGACCACACCGCGGGCGACGCCCAGTTCCGCGGCCGGCCAAACACCACAGTTGTCAGCTCCGACCCGGAGCAGGTCCGGGTGTTCTTCGGCATGGATCAGTGGCCGACCAGAGCCACGGTGTACGACCTCGGTGACCGGCCAATCACCCTCATCCCGAGCCCCGGCCACCACCGCGCGGCCATCACCTTCTACGACCCGGTGACACGGATTTTGTTCACCGGCGACAGCATCCTGCCCGGCCGGATCTATGTGTCCGATGCGGACGCGTACGGCGCGACGCTCGATCGACTCGCCGACTTCTGCGCGAGCCATCCGGTCGAGTGGCTCTTCGGATGCCACGTCGAGGTAGCACGCGATGGAGCCGAGTACCCGGCAGGTCGAATCCTTCAGCCTGACGAGGCGCCTCCGCAGTTGCCGGTTGACCACCTGGATCGCGTCCGCGACATGTTCGCCCGGACGCGGGGCGTTCGCGGAGTGCACCGAAGGGACGGCATCGTGATCTACAACCAGCCACGTCTGCGCGACATGGCCGCGCTGCAACACTCTCCGGCCTCTGGGACCGTCTCCGCGGCAGAGCGATAG
- the istA gene encoding IS21 family transposase produces MISVEDWALIRRLVAEGVPQRQVAKDLGVGRATVARALASDRPPKYERPAVSTSFTPFEPHVRQLLKDHPGMPATVVAERVGWTGSITWFRDNVRRLRPEYRPVDPAGRLTWLPGDAAQCDLWFPPRKIPLEDGSKALLPVMVITCAHSRFILGRMIATRHTEDLLLGMWELLGQLGRVPRRLIWDNESGIGRGKRHAEGVGAFTGTLATTLQRLKPYDPESKGIVERRNGFFETSFMPGRDFTSPADFNIQFTDWLRIANGRVVRTIKTRPVDLLDADRAAMLPLPPVPPAVGWLNRVRLGRDYYVRVDSNDYSVDPAVIGRFVDVTADLSRVQVRHERRLIADHDRVWARGMTITDPAHVASAQVLREEFQRPRPAADPDEGLVRDLADYDRAFGLIDGGLTDGGLTDGGPADSADGEEVA; encoded by the coding sequence GTGATCTCTGTGGAGGATTGGGCTCTGATCCGGCGGCTGGTCGCGGAGGGTGTTCCGCAGCGTCAGGTCGCGAAGGATCTCGGGGTGGGGCGAGCGACGGTGGCGCGGGCGTTGGCCTCGGATCGGCCGCCGAAGTACGAGCGGCCGGCGGTGTCGACGTCGTTCACGCCCTTCGAGCCGCACGTGCGGCAGCTGCTGAAGGATCATCCGGGGATGCCGGCCACGGTGGTTGCCGAGCGGGTCGGCTGGACGGGGTCGATCACGTGGTTCCGCGACAACGTCCGTCGGCTGCGGCCTGAGTATCGTCCGGTCGACCCCGCGGGTCGGTTGACGTGGCTGCCGGGTGATGCGGCGCAGTGCGACCTGTGGTTCCCGCCGCGGAAGATCCCGCTCGAGGACGGCAGCAAGGCGCTGCTGCCGGTCATGGTGATCACGTGCGCGCATTCGCGGTTCATCCTCGGACGGATGATCGCGACCCGGCACACCGAGGACCTGCTGCTGGGGATGTGGGAGCTGCTGGGGCAGCTCGGTCGGGTCCCGCGGCGCCTGATCTGGGACAACGAGTCCGGCATCGGCCGCGGCAAGCGGCACGCCGAAGGCGTCGGCGCGTTCACCGGCACCCTGGCCACCACGCTGCAGCGCCTGAAGCCCTATGACCCCGAGTCGAAGGGCATCGTGGAGCGACGCAACGGGTTCTTCGAGACCTCCTTCATGCCCGGGCGTGATTTCACGTCACCGGCGGACTTCAACATCCAGTTCACCGACTGGCTGAGGATCGCGAACGGTCGCGTGGTGCGCACCATCAAGACCAGGCCGGTCGATCTGCTCGACGCCGACAGGGCCGCGATGCTCCCGTTGCCGCCAGTGCCCCCGGCGGTCGGGTGGCTCAACCGGGTCCGGTTGGGACGTGACTACTACGTCCGCGTCGACAGCAACGACTACTCGGTCGACCCGGCGGTGATCGGCCGGTTCGTCGACGTCACCGCGGACCTGTCCAGGGTGCAGGTCCGCCACGAGAGGCGTCTGATCGCCGATCACGACCGGGTCTGGGCGCGTGGCATGACCATCACGGACCCCGCCCACGTTGCATCGGCCCAGGTGCTGCGTGAGGAGTTCCAGCGCCCCCGCCCGGCGGCCGACCCAGATGAGGGGCTGGTGCGGGACCTGGCCGACTACGACCGTGCCTTCGGGCTCATCGACGGCGGTCTCACCGACGGCGGTCTCACCGACGGCGGCCCCGCCGACAGTGCTGACGGTGAGGAGGTGGCGTGA
- a CDS encoding DUF664 domain-containing protein codes for MREDIIEGVLGLPLAERAASRLPSGWSPIELLSHLLHMEQRWFVWGFLGEQVPDPWGDWNVDDPSVDSGPTGITPAWRVAEGVAAEDIATSLRDMGQRTRETLTTHGLGEPARVGGRFTEDPPTLEWICFHVLAEYARHAGQFDVVRELGTAPS; via the coding sequence GTGCGAGAGGACATTATCGAGGGTGTCCTAGGACTCCCGCTCGCCGAACGAGCGGCGTCGCGATTGCCCAGCGGGTGGTCACCCATCGAACTGCTGAGCCATCTCCTCCACATGGAACAGCGCTGGTTCGTCTGGGGATTCCTCGGCGAACAGGTGCCTGATCCCTGGGGCGACTGGAACGTTGACGATCCATCGGTCGACTCCGGACCCACAGGCATCACCCCTGCTTGGCGAGTGGCTGAAGGTGTGGCGGCGGAAGACATTGCCACCTCGTTACGCGACATGGGCCAGCGCACCCGAGAGACTCTCACCACCCATGGCCTCGGAGAGCCTGCCCGTGTCGGTGGCAGATTCACAGAAGACCCTCCCACCCTGGAGTGGATCTGCTTCCACGTTCTCGCGGAGTACGCCCGCCATGCGGGCCAGTTCGACGTCGTACGTGAGTTGGGCACGGCTCCGTCCTGA
- a CDS encoding ISL3 family transposase, which produces MQNATLWRALLGVEKTVIESVEYDEDELRLIAHVRARARARARCGRCQRRSSAYDRGEGRRRWRALDLGTIQVFLEADAPRVNCSVHGPTVAAVPWARHDAGHTLAFDEQVAWLATQCSKTAITELMRIAWRTVGAIITRVWADVEAVHDRFAGLRRIGIDEISYKRGQKYLTVVVDHDSGRLVWAAPGREKATLEQFFDALGEERCAQITHVSADGADWISAVVANRCPNAVRCADPFHIVKWATEALDDVRRQAWNAARSRPGGRADRIRWSRGRIRQDAAGAAKALKHARFALWKNPENLTTRQAAKLAWIAKTDPTLHRAYLLKEGLRLVFQLGYDEAAKALQAWIGWARRCRIPTFVDLQRRIVKHRPSILAAIEHGLSNGRIESVNTKIRLITRVAFGFKSPDALIALAMLNLGGHRPALPGRK; this is translated from the coding sequence GTGCAGAACGCCACCTTATGGCGCGCCCTGCTTGGGGTCGAGAAGACGGTCATCGAGTCGGTCGAGTACGACGAGGACGAGCTGCGGCTCATCGCCCATGTGCGGGCACGTGCCCGGGCACGTGCCCGGTGCGGACGGTGCCAGCGACGGTCGTCGGCCTACGACCGCGGGGAGGGACGACGTCGGTGGCGGGCGCTGGACCTGGGCACGATCCAGGTGTTCCTCGAGGCCGACGCCCCGCGGGTGAACTGTTCGGTGCATGGCCCGACGGTGGCAGCGGTGCCGTGGGCGCGGCACGACGCCGGCCACACCCTCGCCTTCGACGAGCAGGTCGCCTGGTTGGCCACGCAGTGCTCCAAGACCGCGATCACCGAGCTGATGCGCATCGCCTGGCGCACCGTCGGGGCGATCATCACCCGGGTCTGGGCGGACGTGGAGGCCGTGCACGACCGGTTCGCCGGGCTGCGACGGATCGGGATCGACGAGATCTCCTACAAGCGAGGGCAGAAGTACCTCACCGTGGTGGTCGACCACGACTCCGGTCGGCTGGTGTGGGCTGCACCCGGCCGGGAGAAGGCAACCCTGGAGCAGTTCTTCGACGCCCTCGGCGAGGAACGCTGCGCCCAGATCACCCACGTCAGTGCCGACGGCGCGGACTGGATCAGCGCCGTGGTCGCCAACCGGTGTCCGAACGCGGTGCGGTGCGCGGACCCCTTCCACATCGTCAAGTGGGCCACCGAGGCCCTCGACGACGTCCGCCGTCAAGCATGGAACGCCGCCCGCAGCCGACCAGGCGGCCGCGCCGACCGGATCCGATGGTCACGTGGACGCATCCGTCAAGACGCCGCCGGCGCCGCGAAGGCCCTCAAGCACGCCCGCTTCGCGTTATGGAAGAACCCCGAGAACCTCACCACCCGACAGGCCGCGAAGCTGGCCTGGATCGCCAAGACCGACCCCACGCTGCACAGGGCCTACCTACTCAAGGAAGGACTCCGGCTCGTCTTCCAGCTCGGCTACGACGAAGCCGCCAAGGCCCTCCAGGCCTGGATCGGCTGGGCGCGTCGCTGCCGCATCCCGACCTTTGTCGACCTCCAACGCCGCATCGTCAAACATAGGCCCTCGATCCTCGCCGCGATCGAGCACGGCCTGTCCAACGGACGCATCGAGTCGGTCAACACCAAGATCCGCCTGATCACCAGGGTCGCGTTCGGATTCAAGTCACCAGACGCCCTCATCGCCCTGGCCATGCTCAACCTCGGCGGCCACCGACCCGCACTCCCCGGCCGGAAATGA
- a CDS encoding LPXTG cell wall anchor domain-containing protein → MTLRRAFGTLLAVCTLILAAPGAAMAYEGDDEGVAVSDTNPAPGQPFQVIVNAGEGSDEATLTITPPDGVPAGSITIDGVQTTSLTKATTAAGTAEFTVILGVEAYYTLVGLDEAGNRVGESVVVVGDAVAGVGGDDIDENGLGLPDTGAGQSSLLIGGAGALLLVGGGATLLYSRRRNQTT, encoded by the coding sequence ATGACTCTGCGACGCGCGTTCGGCACCCTTCTTGCTGTCTGCACCCTGATCCTGGCCGCACCTGGTGCGGCGATGGCCTACGAGGGTGACGACGAAGGGGTCGCCGTCAGCGACACCAACCCTGCTCCCGGTCAGCCGTTCCAGGTGATCGTCAACGCCGGTGAGGGCAGCGACGAAGCGACGCTGACGATCACCCCGCCGGACGGCGTGCCTGCCGGCTCCATCACGATCGACGGGGTCCAGACGACGTCGTTGACTAAGGCGACCACTGCTGCCGGCACCGCCGAGTTCACCGTGATCCTCGGCGTGGAGGCCTACTACACGCTGGTCGGTCTCGACGAGGCCGGCAACCGCGTCGGCGAGTCCGTCGTGGTCGTCGGTGACGCGGTCGCCGGCGTCGGCGGCGACGACATCGACGAGAACGGTCTCGGCCTCCCGGACACCGGCGCGGGCCAGTCCAGCCTCCTGATCGGTGGCGCCGGTGCGCTGCTGCTCGTCGGTGGCGGCGCGACCCTGCTGTACTCCCGCCGCCGGAACCAGACCACCTGA
- the istB gene encoding IS21-like element helper ATPase IstB, with translation MTGKAKAGGTHHSEALKQVTYLASALKAPRITEAAGRLADHARDAGWTHEEYLAAVLDREVAARNASGAQLRIRAAGFGSRKTIEEFDWDAQPAVRQQIAALASGGFLTEARNVVLLGPPGTGKTHLATGLGIAAAHHGHRVLFATATEWVTRLTDAHRAGRLPQELTRLRRYGLIIVDEVGYLPFEQDAANLFFQLVSSRYEHASLILTSNLPFSGWGGVFGDQAVAAAMIDRVVHHAHVLTLKGASYRLRNRGIDTLPSIRTQDTAD, from the coding sequence ATGACCGGTAAGGCGAAGGCCGGCGGGACCCATCACAGCGAGGCACTGAAGCAGGTCACCTACCTGGCGTCGGCGTTGAAGGCACCGCGGATCACCGAGGCAGCCGGCCGACTGGCCGACCACGCTCGTGACGCAGGTTGGACCCACGAGGAGTACCTCGCCGCGGTCCTGGACCGTGAGGTCGCCGCACGCAACGCGTCCGGTGCCCAGCTGCGGATCCGGGCCGCCGGGTTCGGGTCGAGGAAGACCATCGAGGAGTTCGACTGGGACGCCCAACCCGCGGTGCGTCAACAGATCGCCGCACTCGCATCGGGTGGGTTCCTCACCGAAGCCCGCAACGTGGTGCTGCTCGGTCCGCCCGGCACCGGCAAGACCCACCTAGCCACCGGCCTGGGCATCGCCGCCGCGCACCACGGTCACCGGGTGCTGTTCGCGACCGCGACCGAGTGGGTCACCCGACTCACCGACGCCCACCGCGCCGGCCGGCTACCCCAAGAACTCACACGGCTGCGGCGCTACGGCCTGATCATCGTCGACGAGGTCGGCTACCTACCGTTCGAGCAAGACGCCGCGAACCTCTTCTTCCAGCTCGTGTCCAGCCGCTACGAACACGCCTCGCTGATCCTCACATCCAACCTGCCCTTCAGCGGCTGGGGCGGTGTGTTCGGCGACCAGGCCGTCGCCGCGGCCATGATCGACCGCGTCGTCCACCACGCACACGTGCTCACCTTGAAGGGCGCCAGCTACCGGCTACGCAACCGCGGGATCGACACCCTGCCCAGCATCAGAACCCAAGACACGGCAGACTAG
- a CDS encoding aldo/keto reductase, with product MRASSTSYVSWARLRPEPTDARSCRRRSATLRHTGSAARLRRSAAVGAVCLDPLSMSASKETLVTRPGAATSPLGHAPAHRWGDDLALPVGLGGNTFGRTTDADASHRILDAFADAGGVLVDTADTYSDGASEAILGDWMRDRNNRDQMVVSTKGGNHPAFEGLSATTVAAAAEESLRRLGTDYIDLYFAHYQDDQTPIAETAAAFDALVRAGKIRAIGLSNFTTDAVREWIDTAGSNGLAAPVVLQPHFSLVHRQPFEAEIAPLAREAGLAVLPYRALGGGFLSGKYRTEADTQDCARGAGVRPLLTSEGLRLLDTIDAIAREHHVRSATIALAWLMHQPTVTAPLASATSGAQLEELLAAPTITLDQAEITRLNTAADELV from the coding sequence ATGCGGGCCAGTTCGACGTCGTACGTGAGTTGGGCACGGCTCCGTCCTGAACCCACTGACGCGCGCTCATGCCGCAGACGGAGTGCGACTCTGAGGCATACCGGATCTGCCGCGCGGCTGCGCAGATCGGCTGCTGTCGGTGCGGTCTGCTTGGATCCCCTCTCTATGAGCGCATCAAAGGAGACACTCGTGACCCGACCCGGAGCCGCGACCAGCCCCCTCGGCCACGCACCGGCGCATCGGTGGGGTGACGACCTTGCTCTGCCCGTAGGGCTCGGAGGCAACACGTTCGGCCGCACTACTGACGCCGACGCATCCCATCGGATCCTCGACGCGTTCGCAGACGCCGGAGGTGTGCTGGTCGACACCGCCGACACCTACTCCGACGGAGCATCGGAGGCGATCCTCGGGGACTGGATGCGCGACCGGAACAACCGCGACCAGATGGTGGTGTCGACGAAGGGCGGCAACCACCCAGCTTTCGAGGGACTGTCCGCGACCACGGTGGCCGCCGCGGCCGAGGAGTCGCTGAGGAGACTGGGCACCGACTACATCGACCTGTACTTTGCCCACTACCAGGACGACCAGACGCCGATCGCGGAGACTGCGGCAGCCTTCGACGCATTGGTCCGGGCCGGCAAGATCCGGGCCATCGGACTGTCGAACTTCACCACCGATGCCGTCCGTGAGTGGATCGACACGGCTGGAAGCAACGGCCTCGCCGCCCCGGTAGTGCTCCAACCGCACTTCAGCCTGGTCCATCGGCAGCCGTTCGAGGCAGAGATCGCGCCGCTTGCGCGGGAGGCCGGTCTGGCGGTGCTTCCTTACCGTGCGCTCGGTGGCGGATTCCTGTCGGGCAAGTACCGCACCGAGGCCGACACCCAGGACTGTGCCAGGGGCGCCGGCGTGCGACCTCTGCTCACCTCCGAGGGACTCCGCCTGCTCGACACCATCGACGCGATCGCCCGCGAGCATCACGTCCGGTCCGCCACCATCGCCCTGGCCTGGCTGATGCACCAACCGACCGTCACGGCACCGTTGGCCTCGGCCACCTCCGGTGCGCAGCTCGAAGAGCTCCTGGCAGCGCCAACCATCACGCTGGACCAAGCAGAGATCACTCGCCTCAACACCGCAGCCGATGAGCTGGTTTAG
- a CDS encoding DinB family protein, protein MRRFDDEDLTGAEFRECDLSGARLVGVVMQDAEIDGLVTNLVVNGVEVMPYVEAELDRRHPVRLLLRSDEPADLREAWRQLRDDWATTTERVRSMPEHTEHHGVDGEWSMVETLRHLVFVHDSWFRRCVLGLTEPFTAIGLGPPFIMDQKENGLDPSAQPGLDEVLAVRIRQASEIETWLAEVTPDQLAQTAPVPDDDRWPPYAKGRTVRQCLGTVLNEEWAHHGFCQRDLDKLSRQESS, encoded by the coding sequence ATGCGACGCTTCGACGACGAGGACCTCACCGGCGCAGAGTTCCGCGAATGCGACCTGAGTGGAGCTCGGCTGGTCGGCGTGGTGATGCAGGACGCCGAGATCGACGGCCTGGTCACCAATCTCGTGGTCAACGGGGTCGAGGTGATGCCGTACGTCGAGGCGGAGCTCGACCGCCGCCACCCGGTACGGCTGCTGCTCCGCTCCGATGAGCCGGCCGACCTGCGTGAGGCCTGGCGACAACTACGGGACGATTGGGCGACGACCACCGAGCGAGTCCGGTCCATGCCCGAGCACACCGAGCATCACGGCGTCGACGGCGAGTGGTCGATGGTCGAAACCCTGCGCCACCTTGTCTTCGTGCACGACTCTTGGTTCCGACGCTGCGTGCTCGGGCTCACAGAACCGTTCACGGCCATCGGACTCGGTCCACCGTTCATCATGGACCAGAAGGAGAACGGGCTCGACCCGTCCGCCCAACCAGGACTCGACGAGGTGCTCGCCGTGCGCATCCGGCAGGCTTCGGAGATCGAGACATGGCTGGCGGAGGTCACGCCCGATCAGCTCGCACAAACCGCGCCTGTCCCGGACGACGACAGATGGCCCCCGTACGCCAAGGGGCGGACAGTGCGGCAATGCCTCGGCACCGTGCTCAACGAGGAATGGGCCCACCACGGCTTCTGCCAACGCGACCTGGACAAGCTGTCGCGTCAGGAGTCTTCGTGA
- a CDS encoding AAA family ATPase, which produces MGVRNYLVEGVSGTGKTSVCRELNRRGYQAINGDRELAYQGDPETGEATDSALHQHHIWDVGRVRALVVDNQEPVTFFCGGSRNFSKFIDLFDEVFVLDIDLETLHRRLDRRPQDDWGSRPSERHLIVRLHRTKEDIPSNGVVIDATQPLTEVVDKILRHVERRYLGDA; this is translated from the coding sequence ATGGGTGTCCGTAACTATCTCGTCGAGGGGGTCTCCGGAACGGGCAAGACCTCGGTATGCCGAGAGCTGAACCGGCGTGGCTATCAGGCCATCAACGGCGACAGGGAGCTTGCCTATCAGGGCGATCCCGAGACGGGCGAAGCAACCGACAGTGCCCTGCACCAGCACCACATCTGGGACGTCGGTCGAGTGCGGGCCCTGGTGGTCGACAATCAGGAGCCGGTCACGTTCTTCTGCGGCGGATCCCGCAACTTCTCGAAGTTCATTGACTTGTTCGACGAGGTCTTCGTTCTCGACATAGATCTCGAAACCTTGCACCGGCGACTCGACCGGCGCCCGCAAGACGACTGGGGCTCAAGACCATCCGAGCGCCACCTCATCGTCCGGCTCCACCGGACCAAGGAAGACATCCCGAGTAACGGAGTGGTGATCGACGCGACACAGCCGCTCACAGAGGTAGTCGACAAGATCCTTCGTCATGTGGAGCGGCGATACCTCGGCGACGCCTAA